The DNA sequence AGAATGCTTCGGCGCATACCAGGTAACATCGAAACCAAGTGTCGAATCGCGATTTGCACCCTTACCGGAAGCGAAGCTGAAGAGCGGATTTCCGGTCGAGTCTATCGCCGTATTCGACTTGGCATATAGCGGACCAAACGGGTTGGAAACGGTCGGCACGTTGCCGCCGCCTTCAAAAATCAACCAGCTTAAGCTCGTGGCTGAATTTCCGAGCACCAGCGAACCATCATAGATCGGCTCCTGCTGATCTACGAAGTTGTAGAACATTCTGCCGACTTCCTGATGGGAATTACGACCCGCCTGGTTGACGTTCATGCGCACCAATGCGGTATGAATCGCCTGATCCTGCGGCAGGAAGAAGCTGTCGAAAACGTAAAATTCGACCGGCACCTGGAATGTCGACGGGCCTTCGTAGCTGAAAGTAATCGTAGCCGTGTACAAACCCTCTGTCGCAAGTGGTCCCGCGCTAATAGCAAGAACTTGCGAGTTTGTGCAACCGGCAGTCACTGCTCCGGAAGCCGGGACTGTCAGCCAATTCGATCCGACATTGTAAGCAATGGTCCGGGTCCAATTAGCAGTCGTGTTGCCGGCATTTGTCAGCGTAATGGAAGTATTGGCAACTTGCGCTGTCGTGGCATGGAACGGATAAAGAATTCCAGCTGGAGTCGAAGTCACACTGCGATAGGTGTCCATCGCGAAGCAAGGATGGCTGAGGAACATTACCGGGCTGTAGGTTTCCGCGGTACCATCATTGCCAACGCCGGAACCGGCGTCCTTATCGTTGATGTACTGAATGCGCAGAGAGTCCGTGCTATACATGGCTGAACTCGAGAAGTTGTCATCATCGCAGGTACCCGATGCGCAATTGTCGGTGCGTGAATTCGTCAAATTGACCGGAGGTCCCCAAGTCTCGCCGCCGGTTGACGACGCAGACGCAAAGATTTCGCCGTTCGGGAACTGGCCATTTGAGCAGTCTGTCAGCGCCGGGGTCGACGGATTAGTGTCGCCTACGTAGCGAGTATAAATTGCATAGATGGTCTTTGTCGCTCCAACCGTACACTCCGTAATGCTGACGCGGGCCACATTGTGTTCAAACGCCTTCATGGTGCAGTTGGCGTGCACGTTATTCGCGTCAAGAACCAACGATCTGCAATTGTTGCAGTCGTCCCAGTGATAGAGCTTGGCTTCCTGATCGGCAAGCTGCGAAGCAGCTGAATCATAGAACGCCGCTACATAGAGAATGTGATAGCAACCGTCGGCATCGAAGAGGGTAGACGTTTCCTGTGAAGCGCGCTCTTTTGCTGATGATGCATAGTTCGTCACATTTACAATCGGACCCCATGTTACGCCGAGGTCATTCGACATGCGATAGGCAACGTCATTGTTTTCGCGCGAGGTCGCCGCTGTGCGTGCCTTTGTATAGGCGATCGCGACTTTGTTCGAGTTTGGATCTTGAGCAACAGTATAGCTGATTGCAGTTGTTGAGTCGATGAACTTGCCGCAAGTGCCGTAATTGGTGAAAGCTCCGGTACCGCGAAAGTAAACCATCGCCGAGTAGTCAGAACCGGTATTGCCTTCCATCGCCACGACGTGTACAATCGGCGTTCCGCCGCCGTCATTGTCGCCTACTATCATCGGCCAAATGTATGGTTCAGAAACAGCGCCGCTAAACGTACCTTCGCAGCTCACAGCCGCCGAAGGAGCGTCAATGATCGAGAAGCTTGCCGCTCCTGATGCAAAGTCAAGAGCTGTCGTCGTACGATATGCCGCAAATGCCGCTCCATAACGCCACGCAGCAAGTGCCGAGCTATTGAAGTGATCAAGCGAGCACATATGGCCTTCACGACCGTCAGAAATCACCAGTCCGCCCGGAAGATCAAACAGACCGGTGTTCGGTACATATGAACCGTAGCGAATTTCGCGTTCCGTTGCCGCGACACCCGCAAGTTTGTGGGTCCAGATCATGTGTACACGGCCGTTTGGACCTTGCACAATTTGACGGCCCATGCGGCTGTTGTGCTGGATGTCATAACCGGTATTACCGATGTTGATGCCCGGCGACGCAAGGAAACCCAGTGCGGCTTGTGATGAACCGCTTGGTTTCGAAACATTGCGATTCAATTGTTCCAGCTGGACGTCTGTGAGAGGATGCTTCGAGCTCTCAGCCACGACATCGCGCGGATCAATTCCCGCCTCGATCGCACTCGTTGCCTTTGCAGCAAATGCTGAAACCGAGAACAGGAGAATCACGTATGCAATACTCAGGGCAAGCATTGTGAATTTTTTCATTTCAAGTCGCTCCTTCCAGTGTGAGGACGAAAACGTTGCAATTATACCATTAACGGGTGAATAGAAACGAAGATGCTCTTGGTGTGCAATCACCTCCCTCGGAATTCGAATCTAACAAGCAATCTCGATTGCCAGATACGGGACTCTTCCGACAGGCGACCGTCAGAAGTAGCCAATTTAGTCGATTTTTATCGCAACGAAGAGGATGGAGCGTGATCGAACAGCAGAAATCGGCTCGAATTAGCCCGGGTTAGTAGTACTTTTCGAACCTGCTTGAAATTGCGCGAAGTCGATCACTCACCCAAGGTCACTCGCGCGGTAGACAAATCAAATTGTTTTCGAGTTACTGTTTTCAATGTAAACCCCGACCTCCATACTGTCAATTCATTTTTTCTGGCCTGGACAAGGTTGAAGCCGTGGAAACACGGTATCGGAGTACTCGGGAGCCATTTTGCGCCCGGAAAGAGGGCAATCCGCCCCCGGATATCGTTAGAACAGAACACCTTGACGACCCAAATTATATTGCATTTCCTGACTCCAGGCGATAACATCCAACCGAATGATTCAATTGCGAATTCTCATAGTTGACGACGAGAGCAATCAGCGGGAAATGCTGGCCGGATTCCTGCGCAAAATTGGCCACAAAGTCACCACCGCCGAATCCGCCGAGGCTGCTCTCGTAATATTGAGCACATCTTCGTTCGAAATCGGACTCTTTGACATGAAGATGTCCGGAATTTCCGGACTGGAGTTGTTTCAGCAGGTCCATACGCGTGACCCCGAAATGCAGGTGATTTTGATCACCGCGTTCGGAAATGTCGAGTCAGCCGTTGAAGCAATGCGTGCCGGTGTATTCCACTACATCAGCAAACCAGTAAACCTCGGGGAACTGCAAGAATTGATTTCCAAGGCAGGTGAGCGCCACTACTTGCTCGCCGAAAATCGCCAGCTGCGCGAACGACTCGAATCGCTCGAACTCGATGAAATAGTAGGTGTATCGAATCGAATCAAGTCCCTCCTGTCCGAGGTCGCACGTGTCGCTCCTACCGAAGCGACCGTTCTGATTACCGGCGAATCCGGTACCGGAAAGGAACTGCTTGCGAGAAGCATCCATCAATTGTCCTCCCGAAATAAAGGTCGATTTGTAGCAGTCAGCTGTGCCGCAATTCCCGAGACACTCATCGAATCGGAACTGCTCGGCCATGAGCGCGGAGCATTTACCGGCGCCGAAAAACGTCGGCTCGGTCGGTTTGAGTTAGCCAAAGGCGGGACAATTCTCCTCGACGAAATCGGTGAGTTGCCGCTTTCGATTCAGGTGAAGCTTCTACGATTGCTCGAAGAACGTCGTTTCGAGCGTCTGGGTGGGGAAGAGGAGGTTATCGCGGACATTCGTCTGATTGCAGCAACCAATCGCAATCTCGTTGACGAAGTCAAATCCGGCCGTTTTCGCGAGGACCTTTATTTCCGAATCAATGTCGTCCATTTGCATATCCCGCCGCTGCGTGAACGGCGCGAAGACATCATGCCGCTCGTCGATCATTTCCTCAAACTGTCGGCGACAAAAACCAATCGACCTCGCCGTAATATCACTCCCGCTGCGAAAGACCTTCTAATCGCCTACGACTGGCCTGGCAATGTCCGCGAACTTGCCAACGTCATTGAGCGTGCAACTGTTCTCAGTCGCACCGATACCTTGGATGCCGTCGACTTCGCTCAACTTCGTCGCGAGGGCTCGGAAGCGGGCTCTACGACCACGCCCTTAGATATGCCGCTGCGTGACCTAGAAAAAGAGCACATCGAAAACGTTCTCAAAGCTAACGAATTCAGTCTCCAGAAAAGTTCCGATATCCTTGGAATTCACCGCAATACACTGCGTCAGAAGATGAAGGAGTATGGCATAGAAAAACCCAATGGCGAGGACGACGCGTCGTAACATCGATTTTTCAAAGATGGCCAATCGCCTCACCGTACGTGTTGTAATGATCTATTTGATGCCCGAGTCTGCGTTCCGAGGTTACCGATAAAATGATGCCATCCGCCTACACGAGAACTCCCGACAACTATCGCGCAATGCCCGATGACGAACTTCGTGAGCGTATCAGCGCAAAGAAGAAACACTACGGCAAGAACCTCGTCGTGATGACTCATCATTACCAGCGCCGTGGAGTCGTGGAATTTGGAGACTATCAGGGCGATTCCTATGCTCTTTGTAAAATTGGTGCGGAACTAGACGCAGAGTTCATCGCGTTTTGCGGCGTTCACTTCATGGCTGAAAGCGCAGTAATTCTCGCACGACCAGAGCAGAAAGTGTTCTTGCCAAATCCGCTTGCCGGATGCCCGATGGCGGATATGGCCGCAATCGATGCAGTCTTCGCCGCCTGGGACGAAATCGCCCATCACCTGCCCGACACAAAAATCATCCCGATTTCTTACATGAATTCCGCCGCTGACCTCAAGGCTTTCTGCGGAAAGAACAACGGCGTCATCTGCACATCATCTAATGCCCGCAAGACTTTCGACTGGGCTTTCGAACAAGGCGAACGGATATTCTTCTTTCCCGATGAACACTTGGGTCGCAACACAGCAAATGCCTACGGTATCCCCAAAGACCAACTCTTTGTATGGGATTTTAATCTCGACCCCGCAAAGCGCGACGTAAAAGCACTCAAACGCGCTCGTGTGATTCTCTGGAAGGGCTATTGCCACGTACACTCAGTGTTTCAGCCGCACCATATTCAACAAATGCGACAAGAGCATCCCGGCATCAAGATTGTCGTTCATCCCGAGTGTACTGAAGAATTGGTTGCAGTCGCCGATTCGGTCGGATCAACCAGTCATATCGTCAAGTACGTCGCCGAACAACCGGCAGGTGCTACGATCGCGATAGGAACCGAGCTCAACCTGATCGACCGTCTCTCCCATATGTACCCTGATAAGAAGATCTTGGAGTTGGCAGGGAACACCTGTGCCATGTGTGTCAACATGTATCGCACGACGCTGAACGACCTCGCATACACCTTGGATAATCTCGAGACAATCAAGCCAATGTCGGTGCCGCCGGACGTTAAGGCATACGCGCGCATTGCCTTGGAAAGAATGCTTGCCATCACTGGTTAATGATGTTATTATCGAATTTTGATTCGGGGCAACTTGCTGAATCGTCGAGTTTGGGACTCGATTTTTGCATTGAGAATAGTTTCCGTATTTAAGGAGTTTGGATAATGGCTTATGTCATGAAAGTCCCCGTTATGGGGGAATCAGTTGTCGAAGGAACGATCAATCAGTGGTTCGTCAAAGTCGGCGATGTCATCAAGAAAGATCAACCTCTGGTCGAATTGCTGACCGATAAAGTCAACGTCTCTGTCCCGGCTGAGGCCGACGGCGTATTGCTTGAAATCAAAGCCAAGGTTGGCGATGTCGTACCTGTCGGCAGGGAAATCGCTGTTATTGGCACGCCCGGCGAAAAGGCCAGCAGCGCTCCTGCTCCTGAAGCGGCCCCGGCAAAAACCGCTTCAACTCCGGTGGCCGCCAAGGCCGCTCCTGCTCCGGCAGCTCCCGTGAGCGCACCTGCCGCCCAGACTGGACCAATTAAGCTATCTCCGGTCGTACGCAGACTGATCAAAGAGCACGGTATTGATGTAAGTCTCCTTCGTGGAACCGGCGGCGGTGGAAGAGTCACTCAGAAAGATGTCGAGGACTTCCTTGCATCAAAGGGTGGCGCAGCAAGCGCTCCGACGGCCGCTTCATCTCCGGCACACACTCCTGCCGCAGCACCACAGCAAGTTTACGACACAACCAAGCGCATCGAAGAATTCCCGCTTACGCGCGTTCGCAAACTTATCTCCGACCACATGGTGAAGTCGGTACAGACCTCGCCGCACGTAACGACCTTTGACGAATGCGATTTCACGCGCTTGGTCGAGTTCCGCGCCAAGCACGCCGACCGCATCGAAAAGGAAAAAGGCGTCCGCGTCACATTTATGCCGTTCATCGTAGTAGCCGCTGTGAAGGCTCTCAAAGAATACCCGTTAATGAATGCCTCGATGACAAGCGACAAAGTTATTGTTAAGCACTACTACAATATCGGTATCGCCGTTGCACGCGAGTCCGGCCTCATCGTTCCGGTTATCAAAGCTGCCGACCAGAAGGGCATCATCCAGATCATGAAGGACCTCAAAGATCTCGGTGACAAAGCCCGAAGCGAACGTCTGATGCCTGCCGACATCGAGGACGGCACTTTCTCTCTGACAAATGCCGGCGGATACGGCGCATTAAATTCGACTCCGATCATCAGCCAACCGCAGGTTGCAATTCTCGGCATCCACGCGATCCAGAAACGACCAGTGGTGCGCGATAACCAAATCGTCATTCGTGAGATGATGAACATGGGATTGTCATTTGACCACCGCCTGATCGACGGTCACTACGCAGTCCAGTTCCTGCGCACGCTCATCGGCTACATCGAAGAACCTGAACTGCTGTTGATGTAGAAAGACAAATTGCCACATTCTCTTTCCCCTCTCCCCAATGGGAGAGGGGAAGGGGTGAGGGCGCCTGCTATCCATGAATATTGCCACCACCAAAGCCCGCATCTTCGACCTTGGCTTGTCTGACTACGACAAAGCTCACCAATTGCAATTGCAGATGGTCGACAAGCGCATAGCCGGCGAGTCGCAGGACACCTTTATTTTTACCTCGCATCCGCCAACGATTACCGTGGGACGCGGTGGCGGCAATGAGAACATTCTGGTCGCCGATGAGATTCTTGCTCAACGCGGCGTGAAGAAATTCGAGATCGAACGCGGCGGCGACGTTACATTCCACGGACCCGGCCAGCAGGTGATTTACCCGATTGTCGATCTCGACCAGCGGGGAAGAGATCTTCACAAATTCCTTCGGGACCTCGAAGAAGTCGTGATAGTTTTCCTCAAGAACTACGACATCATCGGCGAACGCTCGGTCGGGAAAACCGGCGTCTGGGTAGGCGATAAGAAAATCTGCGCTATCGGCATCGCCGTGAAACGCTGGGTCAGCTATCACGGTCTGGCACTCAATCTCGCCACCGACCTGAATTTCTTCCAACTCATTAACCCATGCGGCTTTGCCCCGGACTCTGTAACCAGCCTCGAACAGTTGTCTGGGCAGCCTACCGATAAAGCCAAGGTATTCTTCCAGTTAACCAATGCTATTGAACAAGTATTTGAAGTAAAACTCGTCCTCTAAGACGCTCCAAATCACAGCTTTGGACGAAAATGGGCGGCAAATTTAGTGAACATTTGTGTTCAAAAAAGTGACAATTCTGTTCAATCCCTGCTAAAGCATTTCTCCCCACAAGTCGACAAATTGACTAAAGCCTTGATGTGGCTTGCAGTTAGCGAAAAGTTTTATGTTGACAATATGTAAGGACAAACGAATTTTCTTTCCAAGACTTAAGCAGGGCTCTATTCCAACTCCGGCAAGGAACGTCGGGGTCAACCACATTTTTCGCGGTAACGGAACCGACCGAGAAGGAATGCAAATCACCGCGATCTTATTGACTCCATCATGCCTGCTCGGATAAGGGGATACACGAAGTTGTGCTTTGCGCGTCTATTTCTATTGGAGGTAAGAATCTTTTGAAGTATGAACCCACAACTCTTACAGGAGGTAGGAAACTGAATCGAAATGCTAACAAATCCGCACTTTTGCGTACGAATTCAATTCATTAACAGGAGGTTTGGTTTTGAATCTTAAACCAAAAGTCGCTCTGATCCTGATTCTTGTCTTGATGCTATGTGCTTTTGCCCAGGCGGCTACCGTCGGCAAGATCTCTGGCAAGGTGACAGACAAAGAAACGGGTTCCGCGCTTCCAGGTGTCGCCGTTAGTATTGCCGGCACCTCGATGGGCGCGCTGACCGATATGGAAGGCAAGTATTTCATACTTAACGTTCCGGTCGGTACTTTTACTTTGAAGGCAGAACTCATTGGATACGCGCCGGTCGAATTGCAGGGACTTGGTGTCTCTGTCGATTTGACTACTTTGGCGGATTTCCAAATGTCTTCCAAGACGCTTACCGGCGAATTGCAGGTCGTTATTGCTGAGCGCCCGCTCATCATTCTCGATCAGACCAAGTCGCTGAAAATCGTCTCCGGCGAAGAAATTCAACAACTGCCCACGCGTGGTTATACCGACGTTGTCGGTCTCAGCGCCGGCGTTGTTGCCTATTCGGAAAACGTTGAAGCTTCTGCGGTGGGAACCCGTGGCGGTCGCGAACAAAGCAACCAGCCCTCGCTCAACATCCGTGGTGGCCGTCAAGGCGATGTCGCATATTTTGTCGACGGTTTCTCTCAGCAGGACCCGCTGACCAATATGTCAACTACCGCTATCAACAACAACGCGATCGAGGAAATCTCGATTTCGACCGGTGGTTTTAGCGCTGAATACGGCTGGATTTCCTCCGGTGCGATCAACGTTACTACCAAGGAAGGCGCCAAAGAATACTCTGGTGCCGTTGAAGCCTCAACCGACGAATTCATGGGCTCGGATGGCCGCTTCAACTACAACGTTTTGGCCTTCAATCTCGACGGTCCGATCGTTCCGAATAACAACAAGATGAGCTTCTTTGTTTCGATGGAACGCCGTCGTCTTGGTGATCGCACGCCGCGTGCGACCGCTGACGGCAGACTCCCCCACAACGACCTTTCCGGTTGGAGCTGGCAGGGCAAGTTGCGCTATGACATCAACCAGAAGAACGTTCTCCGCTTGGGTTCGTTGGGCAGCTACGAAGAGTGGCGCGAGTTCCGCATGAACTATTACTTCAACGGAACGCATGCCCCGCGTTATCTGGATGAGAACTACTCATATTATGCCAAGTGGACGAGTACGCTTTCGCCGAAGACCTTCTTCGAACTTGGCGGTACTTATTATCTCACCAAGAGACTCCGTGGCGATGAAACCCATTGGGATGACGTCTATGCTTATGGCCGCCCCAATGGCAATCCGACTTTCGACAACACCAACTTGTTCTGGATCGGCGACGATCTGAGCACTACCGATGTTGACGAGGGCCACGTTTGGGAAGACATCCTTAGACGCAGTTCTTCCTATATTGGCGTAAATTTCGACATGACGAGTCAGGTGAACGAGTTTAACGAAGTCCAGTTCGGCGCTGAATTTGAACGCCACGCGCTTCGGTATTACAATCACCTGGATCCGACCCGCATTGACACTACCATTGCCGACCCGGAAGAATTTGATCGCGCCGCATGGAACGATGCCAACTTCTTCGGCTATGATAAGACCGGCGAAAACAATGTTGATGATGGTCCCGATGGCGCAAAGAAGCCGTATATGTTCGCGCTCTATCTTCAGGATAAGTTCGAGTTCGAAGGATTGGTCGTCAACGCCGGCCTTCGGTACGACTATCTGAATGCCAATACCGATCGTCTCAAGAACGAAGAGCGTCCGCTTGATCCGAATAACGTCCTTGCCAATCCGGAAGATTACACCGATCAGGAAGTCCTGAATGCCACACTTCTTGACGATGGTGACTTCGAACCGGCGAAGGCCGAACAGAAGATCTCTCCGCGTCTCGGCGTTGGTTTCCCGGTTTCTGATCGCACCGTGTTCCACGTGAACTATGGCAAGTTCTTCCAGCGCCCCGAACTTCAGTACCTCTATGTCGGTACTCAGTTCCTTCAGCGTATGGTAAAGGACGCACCGTACTATTCGCCAATCGGCAACCCGAACCTTGAACCGGAAGAAACTACAGCCTATGAAGTCGGCTTGGCGCACCAGCTTGGTGATTTCACCAGCTTCAACGTCACTGCTTACTACAAAGACGTGAACGGTTTGACGGAAGTTATCAATCAGCCTTCATCGCCGAACGCGTTTGCGACCTATCGCAACCACGACTTCGGTACGATCAAGGGTCTTGATTTCTCGCTTAAGA is a window from the bacterium genome containing:
- the nadA gene encoding quinolinate synthase NadA is translated as MMPSAYTRTPDNYRAMPDDELRERISAKKKHYGKNLVVMTHHYQRRGVVEFGDYQGDSYALCKIGAELDAEFIAFCGVHFMAESAVILARPEQKVFLPNPLAGCPMADMAAIDAVFAAWDEIAHHLPDTKIIPISYMNSAADLKAFCGKNNGVICTSSNARKTFDWAFEQGERIFFFPDEHLGRNTANAYGIPKDQLFVWDFNLDPAKRDVKALKRARVILWKGYCHVHSVFQPHHIQQMRQEHPGIKIVVHPECTEELVAVADSVGSTSHIVKYVAEQPAGATIAIGTELNLIDRLSHMYPDKKILELAGNTCAMCVNMYRTTLNDLAYTLDNLETIKPMSVPPDVKAYARIALERMLAITG
- a CDS encoding 2-oxo acid dehydrogenase subunit E2 produces the protein MAYVMKVPVMGESVVEGTINQWFVKVGDVIKKDQPLVELLTDKVNVSVPAEADGVLLEIKAKVGDVVPVGREIAVIGTPGEKASSAPAPEAAPAKTASTPVAAKAAPAPAAPVSAPAAQTGPIKLSPVVRRLIKEHGIDVSLLRGTGGGGRVTQKDVEDFLASKGGAASAPTAASSPAHTPAAAPQQVYDTTKRIEEFPLTRVRKLISDHMVKSVQTSPHVTTFDECDFTRLVEFRAKHADRIEKEKGVRVTFMPFIVVAAVKALKEYPLMNASMTSDKVIVKHYYNIGIAVARESGLIVPVIKAADQKGIIQIMKDLKDLGDKARSERLMPADIEDGTFSLTNAGGYGALNSTPIISQPQVAILGIHAIQKRPVVRDNQIVIREMMNMGLSFDHRLIDGHYAVQFLRTLIGYIEEPELLLM
- a CDS encoding TonB-dependent receptor — protein: MNLKPKVALILILVLMLCAFAQAATVGKISGKVTDKETGSALPGVAVSIAGTSMGALTDMEGKYFILNVPVGTFTLKAELIGYAPVELQGLGVSVDLTTLADFQMSSKTLTGELQVVIAERPLIILDQTKSLKIVSGEEIQQLPTRGYTDVVGLSAGVVAYSENVEASAVGTRGGREQSNQPSLNIRGGRQGDVAYFVDGFSQQDPLTNMSTTAINNNAIEEISISTGGFSAEYGWISSGAINVTTKEGAKEYSGAVEASTDEFMGSDGRFNYNVLAFNLDGPIVPNNNKMSFFVSMERRRLGDRTPRATADGRLPHNDLSGWSWQGKLRYDINQKNVLRLGSLGSYEEWREFRMNYYFNGTHAPRYLDENYSYYAKWTSTLSPKTFFELGGTYYLTKRLRGDETHWDDVYAYGRPNGNPTFDNTNLFWIGDDLSTTDVDEGHVWEDILRRSSSYIGVNFDMTSQVNEFNEVQFGAEFERHALRYYNHLDPTRIDTTIADPEEFDRAAWNDANFFGYDKTGENNVDDGPDGAKKPYMFALYLQDKFEFEGLVVNAGLRYDYLNANTDRLKNEERPLDPNNVLANPEDYTDQEVLNATLLDDGDFEPAKAEQKISPRLGVGFPVSDRTVFHVNYGKFFQRPELQYLYVGTQFLQRMVKDAPYYSPIGNPNLEPEETTAYEVGLAHQLGDFTSFNVTAYYKDVNGLTEVINQPSSPNAFATYRNHDFGTIKGLDFSLKMRRTRTVAAELNYSISYAAGTGSYATSQGNIAWTNAERPIRVSPLDYDQRHKITAIIDVRAADGMGPKLGNVRPFENAGINFVFRAGSGTPYTPMNVYNEISLASVTPNPIGKINSRTGPWTYRVDMKANKNFQIARLNWDVYLWVINIFDTENALDVYEGTGRADNTGWLATADGEAFADRYGADGVAKYNFKQANPGSYDTPRQVRLGLRLMF
- a CDS encoding dockerin type I repeat-containing protein, with the protein product MKKFTMLALSIAYVILLFSVSAFAAKATSAIEAGIDPRDVVAESSKHPLTDVQLEQLNRNVSKPSGSSQAALGFLASPGINIGNTGYDIQHNSRMGRQIVQGPNGRVHMIWTHKLAGVAATEREIRYGSYVPNTGLFDLPGGLVISDGREGHMCSLDHFNSSALAAWRYGAAFAAYRTTTALDFASGAASFSIIDAPSAAVSCEGTFSGAVSEPYIWPMIVGDNDGGGTPIVHVVAMEGNTGSDYSAMVYFRGTGAFTNYGTCGKFIDSTTAISYTVAQDPNSNKVAIAYTKARTAATSRENNDVAYRMSNDLGVTWGPIVNVTNYASSAKERASQETSTLFDADGCYHILYVAAFYDSAASQLADQEAKLYHWDDCNNCRSLVLDANNVHANCTMKAFEHNVARVSITECTVGATKTIYAIYTRYVGDTNPSTPALTDCSNGQFPNGEIFASASSTGGETWGPPVNLTNSRTDNCASGTCDDDNFSSSAMYSTDSLRIQYINDKDAGSGVGNDGTAETYSPVMFLSHPCFAMDTYRSVTSTPAGILYPFHATTAQVANTSITLTNAGNTTANWTRTIAYNVGSNWLTVPASGAVTAGCTNSQVLAISAGPLATEGLYTATITFSYEGPSTFQVPVEFYVFDSFFLPQDQAIHTALVRMNVNQAGRNSHQEVGRMFYNFVDQQEPIYDGSLVLGNSATSLSWLIFEGGGNVPTVSNPFGPLYAKSNTAIDSTGNPLFSFASGKGANRDSTLGFDVTWYAPKHSDSSTFIIASYSLYKGTKNPAGSVTGLTVAYAADIDVPDDSSDNVGGFDTARETIYQRGRYAPDDLRFAGLRGVLKDGGNVTGGFAWENDVTVYPLGGYENDSLWNKLQATVGFATTDSLEDLNSVLTLARNATINGAANDTLHFAVMFVGTNGVQNLTNFQTQLDKARAWLCLHVYNGSDACANCLCGDANNSGGFSISDAVFIIAHIFGGGPAPAQPCLGDANGSGGISISDAVYLIAHIFGGGPAPFCP
- the lipB gene encoding lipoyl(octanoyl) transferase LipB; the encoded protein is MNIATTKARIFDLGLSDYDKAHQLQLQMVDKRIAGESQDTFIFTSHPPTITVGRGGGNENILVADEILAQRGVKKFEIERGGDVTFHGPGQQVIYPIVDLDQRGRDLHKFLRDLEEVVIVFLKNYDIIGERSVGKTGVWVGDKKICAIGIAVKRWVSYHGLALNLATDLNFFQLINPCGFAPDSVTSLEQLSGQPTDKAKVFFQLTNAIEQVFEVKLVL
- a CDS encoding sigma-54-dependent Fis family transcriptional regulator: MIQLRILIVDDESNQREMLAGFLRKIGHKVTTAESAEAALVILSTSSFEIGLFDMKMSGISGLELFQQVHTRDPEMQVILITAFGNVESAVEAMRAGVFHYISKPVNLGELQELISKAGERHYLLAENRQLRERLESLELDEIVGVSNRIKSLLSEVARVAPTEATVLITGESGTGKELLARSIHQLSSRNKGRFVAVSCAAIPETLIESELLGHERGAFTGAEKRRLGRFELAKGGTILLDEIGELPLSIQVKLLRLLEERRFERLGGEEEVIADIRLIAATNRNLVDEVKSGRFREDLYFRINVVHLHIPPLRERREDIMPLVDHFLKLSATKTNRPRRNITPAAKDLLIAYDWPGNVRELANVIERATVLSRTDTLDAVDFAQLRREGSEAGSTTTPLDMPLRDLEKEHIENVLKANEFSLQKSSDILGIHRNTLRQKMKEYGIEKPNGEDDAS